In one window of Primulina tabacum isolate GXHZ01 chromosome 8, ASM2559414v2, whole genome shotgun sequence DNA:
- the LOC142552944 gene encoding serine/threonine-protein kinase MPS1-like isoform X1: protein MEGEPDLPPPPDDSNFFKPKPGHPISVHPVSINLSRSFNTISTCTSTTSDSASYPQDLVRQVQAAFKRHHSLGMLQPNGNQPRRLLLPQRETSKKSILKPSTIYAKKGKEEIAQGDRPSGSIPKSIIGVSVAGDNQENASITPPSQWGSSLNTQDENFKPCNFQRDQSGISLMSGSRVAIASSDAESGCIPVAEVQKKVHFSSRNNATSCAMEWDAGDQVDSSAAVSEVWRHQNFQSMEMDVVSLKSESGIFSLPSKRTMGVQDQLHKFQNFLQNDMSNAMTQSSVVGSSCATSTLTNPSCAPMISSTTYCSQPHQTSGSNLGSEPSGEAEAQLDVVQPLQSSSKHADGVMSHILSVPSQAISSSSAMSMEVNKSSVMSKELPSISPKECDISKDSFGEENNLTTGNVHDKKSEPLSSKLTSSEANLENSKTQKLEVGANSKAASTTRKKGYDPDLFFKVNGKLYQRLGKIGSGGSSEVHKVISSECRIYALKRIKLKGRDYATAYGFCQEIEYLNRLKGKNNIIQLIDYEVTDKTLLQEVMNGSMNNKDGRVKDEGYIYMVLEYGEIDLAHMLSQKWGELDGSIATMDENWLRFYWKQILLAVNTIHEERILHSDLKPANFLLVKGSLKLIDFGIAKAIMSDTTNIQRDSQVGTLSYMSPEAFMCNETDGNGNVIKCGRPSDIWSLGCILYQMVYGRTPFSEYKTFWAKFKVITDPNHNITYEPLPNPLLLDLMKKCLAWDRNKRWRIPQLLQHPFLVPPVPPQSFSTPDQSCKLLQLISESNLGDEKAPMLCSQLQNMLNNPISSFLAYEESVSRGHVHEILGKISTLFFQLQEQFADSERTSNDR from the exons ATGGAAGGAGAGCCTGACCTTCCACCTCCACCCGATGATTCGAATTTTTTCAAGCCGAAACCAGGCCATCCGATCAGCGTCCACCCAGTTTCAATCAATCTAAGCCGTTCGTTCAACACCATCTCAACCTGCACCTCGACGACCTCGGATTCTGCCTCTTATCCGCAGGACTTGGTCCGGCAAGTTCAAGCCGCCTTCAAACGCCATCACTCACTCG GAATGCTGCAGCCAAATGGTAATCAACCAAGGAGACTTTTGCTTCCTCAACgtgaaacttcaaaaaaatcaatTCTAAAACCTTCAACTATTTATGCCAAAAAAGGTAAAGAGGAGATTGCACAGGGTGACAGACCAAGTGGCTCCATACCAAAATCTATAATTGGGGTCTCTGTTGCTGGAGACAATCAGGAGAATGCATCAATCACCCCACCTTCTCAATGGGGTTCGTCATTAAATACGCAAGATGAAAACTTTAAACCATGTAATTTTCAGAGAGATCAATCAGGGATTTCTTTGATGTCTGGAAGCAGAGTTGCAATTGCTTCATCAGATGCAGAATCTGGGTGTATTCCAGTGGCTGAGGTGCAAAAGAAGGTTCATTTTTCCAGTCGAAATAATGCCACATCTTGCG CAATGGAATGGGATGCTGGGGATCAAGTAGATTCTTCGGCTGCTGTCAGTGAAGTCTGGCGGCATCAAAATTTCCAAAGTATGGAGATGGACGTGGTTAGTTTGAAGTCTGAGAGTGGGATTTTTTCTTTGCCATCTAAAAGAACAATGGGTGTTCAGGATCAGCTACACAAATTCCAGAACTTTTTACAGAATGATATGAGTAATGCCATGACACAATCTTCAGTGGTTGGGTCGTCTTGTGCTACCTCAACATTAACAAATCCATCCTGTGCCCCAATGATTAGCTCAACAACTTATTGTTCGCAACCTCATCAAACAAGTGGTTCAAATTTGGGGTCCGAACCATCAGGAGAAGCTGAAGCACAACTGGATGTGGTGCAACCATTGCAGTCTTCATCCAAGCATGCTGATGGTGTGATGTCACATATATTGTCTGTTCCATCGCAAGCTATCAGCTCTAGTTCTGCTATGTCAATGGAGGTTAACAAATCCTCTGTCATGTCTAAGGAGCTGCCGAGCATTTCACCAAAAGAATGTGATATTTCAAAAGATTCTTTTGGTGAAGAGAACAATTTAACCACAGGAAATGTACATGATAAAAAATCTGAGCCACTGTCATCTAAATTAACTTCATCAGAAGCAAATTTGGAAAATTCAAAAACGCAGAAACTTGAAGTAGGTGCAAATAGTAAAGCAGCATCAACAACTCGGAAAAAAGGTTACGATCCTGACTTATTCTTCAAAGTTAATGGGAAGCTCTATCAAAGACTTGGAAAAATAGGTAGTGGAGGAAGCAGCGAGGTTCACAAGGTCATATCATCTGAATGCAGAATCTATGCTTTAAAAAGGATTAAACTTAAAGGTCGTGACTATGCGACAGCATATGGATTTTGTCAAGAAATTGAATATCTGAATAGATTGAAGGGGAAGAACAATATTATTCAACTCATTGACTACGAG GTGACAGATAAAACCTTACTTCAGGAGGTAATGAATGGTTCCATGAATAATAAGGATGGCAGGGTCAAGGATGAAGGGTACATATATATGGTACTCGAATACGGGGAAATTGATTTGGCACATATGCTTTCTCAGAAATGGGGAGAGCTAGATGGTTCTATTGCTACCATGGATGAGAACTGGCTGCGATTTTATTGGAAG CAAATACTTCTTGCAGTAAACACCATACACGAGGAACGAATTTTGCATTCAGATCTGAAGCCAGCTAATTTTCTTCTGGTGAAAGGTTCACTGAAGCTGATTGATTTTGGAATTGCCAAGGCTATAATGAGTGATACAACAAATATTCAACGGGACTCGCAG GTAGGCACCCTGAGTTACATGTCTCCTGAAGCATTTATGTGTAATGAGACAGATGGAAATGGAAACGTTATAAAATGTGGTCGTCCATCAGATATCTGGTCTTTGGGTTGTATCCTTTACCAAATGGTTTATGGACGAACACCCTTTTCAGAATACAAAACTTTCTGGGCAAAATTCAAAGTCATAACAGATCCAAACCACAATATCACATATGAACCTTTGCCTAACCCATTGCTTCTTGATCTTATGAAAAAATGCCTAGCCTGGGATAGGAACAAAAGATGGCGCATCCCCCAACTACTCCAACACCCATTCCTTGTTCCTCCTGTTCCACCTCAATCATTCAGCACCCCCGATCAGAGTTGTAAATTGCTTCAACTAATAAGTGAATCGAATTTGGGTGACGAAAAGGCACCGATGCTATGTTCTCAACTCCAAAACATGCTAAACAACCCCATATCATCATTTCTAGCATACGAGGAATCTGTTTCAAGAGGCCATGTACACGAGATACTTGGTAAAATTTCAACGCTTTTCTTTCAGCTCCAGGAACAGTTTGCGGATTCGGAGAGAACCTCAAATGACAGATGA
- the LOC142552944 gene encoding serine/threonine-protein kinase MPS1-like isoform X2, whose product MLQPNGNQPRRLLLPQRETSKKSILKPSTIYAKKGKEEIAQGDRPSGSIPKSIIGVSVAGDNQENASITPPSQWGSSLNTQDENFKPCNFQRDQSGISLMSGSRVAIASSDAESGCIPVAEVQKKVHFSSRNNATSCAMEWDAGDQVDSSAAVSEVWRHQNFQSMEMDVVSLKSESGIFSLPSKRTMGVQDQLHKFQNFLQNDMSNAMTQSSVVGSSCATSTLTNPSCAPMISSTTYCSQPHQTSGSNLGSEPSGEAEAQLDVVQPLQSSSKHADGVMSHILSVPSQAISSSSAMSMEVNKSSVMSKELPSISPKECDISKDSFGEENNLTTGNVHDKKSEPLSSKLTSSEANLENSKTQKLEVGANSKAASTTRKKGYDPDLFFKVNGKLYQRLGKIGSGGSSEVHKVISSECRIYALKRIKLKGRDYATAYGFCQEIEYLNRLKGKNNIIQLIDYEVTDKTLLQEVMNGSMNNKDGRVKDEGYIYMVLEYGEIDLAHMLSQKWGELDGSIATMDENWLRFYWKQILLAVNTIHEERILHSDLKPANFLLVKGSLKLIDFGIAKAIMSDTTNIQRDSQVGTLSYMSPEAFMCNETDGNGNVIKCGRPSDIWSLGCILYQMVYGRTPFSEYKTFWAKFKVITDPNHNITYEPLPNPLLLDLMKKCLAWDRNKRWRIPQLLQHPFLVPPVPPQSFSTPDQSCKLLQLISESNLGDEKAPMLCSQLQNMLNNPISSFLAYEESVSRGHVHEILGKISTLFFQLQEQFADSERTSNDR is encoded by the exons ATGCTGCAGCCAAATGGTAATCAACCAAGGAGACTTTTGCTTCCTCAACgtgaaacttcaaaaaaatcaatTCTAAAACCTTCAACTATTTATGCCAAAAAAGGTAAAGAGGAGATTGCACAGGGTGACAGACCAAGTGGCTCCATACCAAAATCTATAATTGGGGTCTCTGTTGCTGGAGACAATCAGGAGAATGCATCAATCACCCCACCTTCTCAATGGGGTTCGTCATTAAATACGCAAGATGAAAACTTTAAACCATGTAATTTTCAGAGAGATCAATCAGGGATTTCTTTGATGTCTGGAAGCAGAGTTGCAATTGCTTCATCAGATGCAGAATCTGGGTGTATTCCAGTGGCTGAGGTGCAAAAGAAGGTTCATTTTTCCAGTCGAAATAATGCCACATCTTGCG CAATGGAATGGGATGCTGGGGATCAAGTAGATTCTTCGGCTGCTGTCAGTGAAGTCTGGCGGCATCAAAATTTCCAAAGTATGGAGATGGACGTGGTTAGTTTGAAGTCTGAGAGTGGGATTTTTTCTTTGCCATCTAAAAGAACAATGGGTGTTCAGGATCAGCTACACAAATTCCAGAACTTTTTACAGAATGATATGAGTAATGCCATGACACAATCTTCAGTGGTTGGGTCGTCTTGTGCTACCTCAACATTAACAAATCCATCCTGTGCCCCAATGATTAGCTCAACAACTTATTGTTCGCAACCTCATCAAACAAGTGGTTCAAATTTGGGGTCCGAACCATCAGGAGAAGCTGAAGCACAACTGGATGTGGTGCAACCATTGCAGTCTTCATCCAAGCATGCTGATGGTGTGATGTCACATATATTGTCTGTTCCATCGCAAGCTATCAGCTCTAGTTCTGCTATGTCAATGGAGGTTAACAAATCCTCTGTCATGTCTAAGGAGCTGCCGAGCATTTCACCAAAAGAATGTGATATTTCAAAAGATTCTTTTGGTGAAGAGAACAATTTAACCACAGGAAATGTACATGATAAAAAATCTGAGCCACTGTCATCTAAATTAACTTCATCAGAAGCAAATTTGGAAAATTCAAAAACGCAGAAACTTGAAGTAGGTGCAAATAGTAAAGCAGCATCAACAACTCGGAAAAAAGGTTACGATCCTGACTTATTCTTCAAAGTTAATGGGAAGCTCTATCAAAGACTTGGAAAAATAGGTAGTGGAGGAAGCAGCGAGGTTCACAAGGTCATATCATCTGAATGCAGAATCTATGCTTTAAAAAGGATTAAACTTAAAGGTCGTGACTATGCGACAGCATATGGATTTTGTCAAGAAATTGAATATCTGAATAGATTGAAGGGGAAGAACAATATTATTCAACTCATTGACTACGAG GTGACAGATAAAACCTTACTTCAGGAGGTAATGAATGGTTCCATGAATAATAAGGATGGCAGGGTCAAGGATGAAGGGTACATATATATGGTACTCGAATACGGGGAAATTGATTTGGCACATATGCTTTCTCAGAAATGGGGAGAGCTAGATGGTTCTATTGCTACCATGGATGAGAACTGGCTGCGATTTTATTGGAAG CAAATACTTCTTGCAGTAAACACCATACACGAGGAACGAATTTTGCATTCAGATCTGAAGCCAGCTAATTTTCTTCTGGTGAAAGGTTCACTGAAGCTGATTGATTTTGGAATTGCCAAGGCTATAATGAGTGATACAACAAATATTCAACGGGACTCGCAG GTAGGCACCCTGAGTTACATGTCTCCTGAAGCATTTATGTGTAATGAGACAGATGGAAATGGAAACGTTATAAAATGTGGTCGTCCATCAGATATCTGGTCTTTGGGTTGTATCCTTTACCAAATGGTTTATGGACGAACACCCTTTTCAGAATACAAAACTTTCTGGGCAAAATTCAAAGTCATAACAGATCCAAACCACAATATCACATATGAACCTTTGCCTAACCCATTGCTTCTTGATCTTATGAAAAAATGCCTAGCCTGGGATAGGAACAAAAGATGGCGCATCCCCCAACTACTCCAACACCCATTCCTTGTTCCTCCTGTTCCACCTCAATCATTCAGCACCCCCGATCAGAGTTGTAAATTGCTTCAACTAATAAGTGAATCGAATTTGGGTGACGAAAAGGCACCGATGCTATGTTCTCAACTCCAAAACATGCTAAACAACCCCATATCATCATTTCTAGCATACGAGGAATCTGTTTCAAGAGGCCATGTACACGAGATACTTGGTAAAATTTCAACGCTTTTCTTTCAGCTCCAGGAACAGTTTGCGGATTCGGAGAGAACCTCAAATGACAGATGA
- the LOC142552943 gene encoding chaperone protein dnaJ A7A, chloroplastic-like, translating into MAIIPCGSTWIYRWGFQPQLVLGSSITNKLPASLHCTSSTIKPLASRSSTLFSQESLHLLFSSGSYNLRGRRGSRLLVRADKDYYSVLGVSKNASKSDIKTAYRKLARSYHPDVNKEPGAEQKFKEISNAYEVLSDDEKRSIYDKYGEAGLKGAGMGMGDFSNPFDIFESLFEGMGGMGGMGVGGRGSRNRATEGEDQIYNLVLNFKEAVFGVEKEIEITRLESCSTCDGSGAKPGTTPSKCGTCGGQGQVISSARTPLGVFQQVSTCSACGGAGENVTPCNTCGGDGRVRKSKRISLKVPAGVDSGSRLRVRSEGNSGRRGGPPGDLFVIIDIIPDPVLKRDDTNILYTCKVSYIDAILGTTMKVPTVDGMVDLKIPSGTQPGTTLVMAKKGVPFLNKSNKRGDQLVKVQVEIPKRLSSEERKLVEELADLNKTKTTSSRR; encoded by the exons ATGGCAATCATACCTTGTGGAAGTACATGGATATATAGGTGGGGATTTCAGCCTCAGCTTGTATTGGGATCCTCTATTACGAATAAATTACCAGCTTCTCTGCATTG TACGTCTAGCACTATCAAGCCACTGGCATCAAGAAGTTCAACATTATTTTCTCAAGAATCCTTGCATTTACTATTCAGTTCAGGGTCATACAATCTACGTGGGAGAAGAGGATCTCGTCTTCTTGTTAGAGCTGACAAA GATTACTATTCTGTGCTTGGTGTGTCTAAGAATGCGAGCAAGTCAGATATTAAAACAG CGTATCGAAAGCTCGCCAGGAGTTACCATCCAGATGTAAACAA GGAACCTGGAGCAGAACAAAAGTTCAAGGAGATTAGCAATGCTTATGAG GTCTTGTCGGATGATGAAAAACGGTCCATCTACGACAAATATGGAGAGGCGGGGCTTAAAGGTGCTGGAATGGGTATGGGG GATTTCAGCAATCCGTTTGACATATTTGAGTCATTATTTGAAGGAATGGGCGGCATGGGCGGTATGGGCGTGGGAGGAAGAGGATCTCGCAACCGAGCCACAGAAGGTGAAGACCAGATCTATAATCTGGTTTTGAACTTTAAAGAAGCCGTATTTGGTGTCGAGAAAGAGATAGAAATTACTCGTCTTGAGAGCTGCAGCACTTGTGATGGATCAGGAGCGAAACCAGGGACCACACCATCTAAATGTGGAACATGTGGAGGTCAAGGTCAGGTCATCTCATCAGCAAGGACCCCACTGGGTGTTTTCCAACAGGTCTCAACATGTTCCGCTTGTGGTGGGGCTGGAGAAAACGTAACTCCTTGCAATACATGTGGCGGAGATGGGCGTGTAAGAAAGTCGAAAAGGATTAGTTTGAAAGTTCCAGCTGGGGTAGATTCTGGCAGTCGCTTGAGGGTCCGTTCCGAAGGGAATTCTGGACGGAGAGGAGGTCCTCCCGGGGATTTGTTTGTTATTATCGATATTATTCCAGATCCTGTCTTGAAACGAGATGATACCAACATCCTTTACACTTGCAAGGTTTCTTACATAGATGCCATTTTAGGGACAACAATGAAGGTGCCAACGGTAGACGGGATGGTTGATCTCAAAATTCCATCTGGTACGCAACCAGGTACGACATTGGTCATGGCTAAAAAAGGCGTCCCTTTTTTGAACAAAAGCAATAAGAGAGGTGATCAGTTGGTCAAAGTTCAAGTCGAGATTCCAAAGCGATTGAGCAGCGAAGAAAGAAAGCTTGTTGAGGAACTTGCCGATTTAAACAAGACAAAGACAACAAGTAGCAGGAGATAG
- the LOC142552946 gene encoding phosphatidylinositol 4-phosphate 5-kinase 1-like → MLEPVLFVKSVASLEDNEKKKTFQDGGEEKVIDTTTTTTPRSVVLIPRSKSQAGCRRVTPTSSSPAADTLEKLLPNGDLYIGTFSNSIPHGSGKYLWKDGCMYEGEWRKGKASGKGKFSWPSGATFEGGFKSGRMEGVGTFIGADGDMYKGSWSSDRKHGYGVKHYINGDHYEGQWRRNLQDGQGRYIWRNGNEYNGEWKSGMIHGRGVLIWNIGNRYEGNWENGVPKGHGVFTWPDGICYIGCWCKDSCKKESNNQILNGTFYPSQRRNTVYEEGLKGFFSYKLPAPLMVVGEESLNVVPGGGTGKKRSSSVDGGVMERAFPRICIWESEGEGGDITCDIIDTLRPSCSDGFLMEQQKQFRKNPSVISGEVKKPGQMIGKGHKNYDLMLNLQLGIRHSVGKDASRLPDLKLSDFDPKEKFWTRFPAEGSKTTPPHQSPEFRWKDYCPVVFRHLRELFQVDPADYMLAVCGTNALRELSSPGKSGSFFYLTQDDRFVIKTVKKSEAKVLIKMLPNYYRHVCRYESSLVTKFFGVHCVKPVGGIKTRFIVMGNLFYSMYRIHKRFDLKGSSHGRSTQKPEGEIDETTTLKDLDLNFVFRLQTSWYQELMKQIDRDCEFLEAERIMDYSLLVGLHFRDDSTRDKIGLSPFLLRTENNDSYQNEKFLRGFRFLEAELQDMDRILAGRKPLIRLGANMPARAERVARRSDFDQYMPGGSGNLKPRCSGETCEVILYFGIIDILQDYDISKKLEHAYKSLQVDPISISAVGPKLYSKRFRDFVQRTFIEDR, encoded by the exons ATGCTCGAGCCAGTGTTGTTTGTAAAGTCAGTTGCATCACTTGAAGATAACGAGAAGAAGAAAACATTTCAAGATGGCGGTGAAGAAAAAGTTATTGATACTACCACGACTACTACCCCAAGATCGGTTGTTCTCATCCCGAGGAGCAAATCACAGGCCGGCTGCCGTAGGGTGACGCCTACTTCATCCTCACCAGCAGCTGACACACTCGAAAAGCTTCTTCCCAACGGGGATCTGTATATAGGAACGTTTTCTAACAGCATTCCTCATGGATCGGGTAAATATCTGTGGAAAGACGGGTGCATGTACGAGGGGGAGTGGAGAAAAGGGAAAGCCAGTGGTAAGGGGAAGTTTTCTTGGCCGTCAGGCGCAACGTTTGAAGGCGGATTCAAGTCGGGTCGAATGGAGGGTGTGGGCACCTTTATCGGTGCGGATGGCGACATGTACAAGGGTTCCTGGTCCTCGGATCGAAAACACGGGTACGGAGTGAAGCACTATATTAATGGGGACCATTACGAGGGGCAGTGGAGAAGGAATTTGCAGGACGGGCAAGGGAGGTATATTTGGAGAAATGGGAACGAGTATAATGGGGAGTGGAAGAGTGGGATGATCCATGGAAGGGGTGTTTTGATTTGGAACATTGGGAATAGATATGAAGGGAATTGGGAAAATGGGGTTCCTAAGGGACATGGGGTTTTCACTTGGCCGGATGGGATTTGCTACATTGGTTGTTGGTGTAAGGATTCTTGCAAAAAAGAGAGTAACAATCAAATCTTAAACGGCACTTTTTACCCTTCTCAACGTCGGAATACGGTGTATGAAGAAGGTTTGAAGGGATTTTTTAGTTATAAGTTACCGGCTCCGTTGATGGTGGTTGGGGAGGAGAGCTTGAATGTGGTGCCTGGAGGAGGTACAGGGAAGAAAAGGTCATCTTCCGTTGATGGTGGTGTGATGGAGAGGGCCTTTCCAAGAATTTGCATTTGGGAATCTGAAGGGGAGGGCGGAGATATAACTTGTGATATCATTGATACTTTGCGGCCTTCGTGCTCTGATGGCTTTTTGATGGAGCAGCAAAAGCAGTTTAGGAAGAATCCTAGTGTTATTAGTGGGGAAGTGAAGAAGCCGGGACAGATGATTGGGAAAGGTCATAAGAATTATGATCTGATGCTTAATCTTCAACTGGGCATTCG GCATTCGGTGGGAAAGGATGCCTCAAGATTGCCCGATCTCAAGCTCAGTGATTTTGATCCTAAGGAGAAGTTTTGGACTAGGTTTCCTGCAGAAGGATCAAAAACTACACCACCCCATCAATCACCAGAGTTCCGGTGGAAGGATTACTGTCCTGTGGTGTTTAG ACATCTAAGGGAGCTATTCCAAGTTGATCCTGCAGATTATATGTTAGCTGTTTGCGGTACCAATGCCTTGAGAGAGCTTTCATCTCCTGGGAAAAGTGGGAGTTTCTTTTATTTAACACAGGATGACCGGTTTGTGATAAAGACAGTCAAGAAATCAGAAGCCAAG GTTCTCATCAAGATGCTTCCAAATTATTATCGACATGTTTGTCGCTATGAAAGTTCTCTGGTGACCAAATTTTTTGGTGTCCATTGCGTAAAACCAGTGGGTGGCATCAAG ACAAGGTTCATTGTGATGGGAAATTTATTCTACTCCATGTATCGAATtcataaaagatttgatttgaaaGGATCATCCCATGGCCGCAGTACCCAGAAGCCTGAGGGAGAGATTGATGAAACCACAACCCTTAAAGATCTTGATCTCAACTTTGTGTTTAGGCTTCAAACCAGTTGGTACCAAGAACTAATGAA ACAAATAGATCGTGATTGTGAATTCTTGGAAGCCGAGAGGATCATGGATTACAGTCTTTTAGTCGGTCTTCATTTTCGCGATGATAGTACTCGAGACAAGATTGGTCTGTCGCCTTTTTTGTTGCGTACAG AAAATAATGATTCGTATCAGAATGAAAAATTCTTGCGAGGCTTTCGTTTCCTAGAAGCTGAACTACAGGACATGGATCGGATTTTAGCTGGCAG GAAACCATTGATCAGACTCGGTGCCAACATGCCTGCACGAGCAGAGCGAGTGGCTCGAAGGAGTGATTTTGATCAGTACATGCCAGGTGGATCTGGCAATTTGAAACCTCGTTGCAGCGGTGAAACCTGTGAAGTAATCCTATACTTTGGTATAATCGACATTCTACAAGACTACGACATCAGCAAGAAACTCGAGCATGCCTACAAATCCTTACAGGTTGATCCTATCTCAATCTCTGCTGTTGGTCCAAAACTTTATTCCAAAAGATTTAGAGATTTTGTTCAAAGAACATTCATCGAGGATAGATAA